ATCCGCGAGGTGTTCCCGGACCACGACCAGACGTACGTCCACGGTCTCCGGGACTGAGTTCGCCGCAATCGAATTACTCTTCTCCGGGCGCCCGCTCCGTTCGCGTGAATGGAGTCGGGGCTCGTCTACGCGCTCGTCGCGGCCGGCATCTGGGGCACTTACCTGTTCGCGCTGAAACGCTACTTCGCGGGCATCCACGGCGCCGTCCTCACGGTGTTCGTGAACGCCGCCGCCATCGCGTGGTACCTCCCGTACGCGGTCGGCACCGGCGACGGGATGCCGGCGTTCCCCACGCTCGACACCGCGGCCCTCGCGGTCCTCGCGGGCACCATCGTCATCGGCGGCGCGGGATTCCTGCTGTCGGTGCGCGCGCTCGCCGTCGGCGACGTGTCCTACGTCGCGCCAATCGCGAAAATCGTGCCCGTGTTCGTCGTTCCCATCGAGGTGCTCGGCCTCGGCGCCAGCCTCGACCCGACCGCCGTCGTCGGCATCGGCGTCGCCACCACCGCGGTCTACCTCGCGAACTACGAGGGCGGCCACCTGCTCGCGCCGCTCCGGCGCGCCGTCCACGCCCGCCCCGCGCAGTTGGCGGTCGTCTCGGCGATGCTGTACGCCGTCAGCGACGTGGGCCGCCGCCTCGTCCTCGACGGCTTCACGTTCCCGACGAAGGTCTGGGTGCCGACGTTCCTCGGCGGCGTCGCAATCGCCGTCCTCCCGCTCGCGCTCCGCCGGTGGCCGAGCGAGGGCGTCCGGCCCCATCTCCCGAAGTTCGTGCTCGCGGGGTCCGGCGTCGCCGTCGGCGAACACGTCACCGCGCTCGCGTTCGCCAGCGCCCCCGCCAGCATCGTCTCGACGCTCGTGAACGCGCAGGCCATCGTCGCCGTGCTGATGGGCTGTGTCCTCCTGGACGAACCCGGACTGCGTCGGCGACTCGGGGCTGCTGTGCTGGCGGTCGTGGGCGTCGGACTGATTGCGATTTGATTCTGTTCGGTTGTGTTGCCCTCGTTTCGTCTGTACGCTCTCGCGTGGTTCGTGGCGACGCGTCCTCGAAAGCCCCGGCGCGCTCGCGGTCGCTCACTCGCTGTGCGCTTCGCTCCCGGCGGTCGCTGCAGTGCTTGCTTCGTGAGACGACCACGTGAACGCGAGCGCGCCGCCCCTTTCGGATTCCTGCCCTGCCGGCTGACCAGTCGGTAGCAGCGCGCTCGGTAGCCATCCGGTAGCCGTGTGGGGTGGGAATTCGAAAGGGGCGGCCGGGTACGCGAAGCACGGCGACGCAAGCACTGGAACGAGCGAAGCGAGTGAAGCGCACAGCGAGCCGCGCGAGCGTAGCCGGACGGGGCTTTCGAGGACACGGCGTCTCCAAGCACAGAACCAACAGCTGGACTCCCCCGACACGAAACACGGAACGGAAGCATTGAAGCGCGAGACGCGAGTAGCACGCTCCATGTACGACCGACTCAAGGGATTTCGCGACTTCTACCCCGACGAGATGGGGCCGCGTCGGGTGGCGATGGACGCGCTGGAGGGCGCGGCCGCCCGGTACGGCTTTCGGGAGATTGGCACGCCCGCGCTGGAGTCTACGCAGATGTACGTGGACAAGTCCGGCGAGGGAATCGTCGATGAACTGTACTCCTTTACCGACAAGGGCGGCCGTGATGTGGCGCTGACGCCCGAACTGACGCCGACCGTCGCGCGGATGGTGGTGGCCAAACAGCAGGAACTCTCGAAGCCCATCAAGTGGTACTCGACGCGGGCGTTCTGGCGCTACGAGGAGCCCCAGCAGGGGCGGTTCCGGGAGTTCTACCAGACGAACGTGGACATCTTCGGGTCGAGCGACCCGCGCGCCGACGCGGAGGTACTGGCGGTGGCGGCCGACGGCCTCACCGAACTCGGCCTGACGAGCGAGGACTTCGAGTTCCGCGTCTCGCACCGGGACATCCTCGGCGGCCTGCTGGAGGCGTTCGACGCCGACGTGGACGTCGAAGAAGCGATTCGCACCGTGGACAAGCGCGAGAAAATCGAGCGCGCGGAGTACCTCGACGGCCTCGCGGCGGCGGGCCTCTCCTACGACCAGGCCGAGCGCTTCGACGACCTGCTCGCGGGCGACGACCTCGACGCACTCACTGAATTCGCGGGCACCGAGCGCGTCGACGACGCCGTCTCGAACCTGCGGAACGTCCTCGCCGCCGCCGAGAACCTCGGCGTGCGCGAGTACTGCGACGTGTCCCTGACGACCGCCCGAGGGCTCGACTACTACACCGGCGTCGTCTTCGAGTGCTTCGACTCCACCGGCGAGGTCGGGCGCTCGGTGTTCGGCGGCGGGCGGTACGACGACCTCATCGAGGAGTTCGGCGGCCAGCCGACGCCCGCGGTCGGCGTCGCGCCCGGCCACGCGCCCCTGAATCTCCTGCTCGAACGCGCCGGCGTCCTCCCCGAGGGCGAGTTCACCGCGGACTACTACGTTCTGCAGGTCGGCGACACGGAGGCCGAGGCGGCCGAGGTCGCCACCGCGCTCCGCGACCGCGGGAACGTCGTGGAGACGGACGTCTCCGGGCGGAGTTTCGGCGCGCAGATGAACTACGCCGACGGCATCGGCGCCGAAACCGTCGTCATCGTCGGCGAGCAGGACCTCGCGAACGGCGAGGTCACGGTCAAGGACATGGAGAGCGGCGACCAGACGACTGCGCCGTTCGAGGACTTCCCCGGCGACCGCGACCGCCCGACACTCGAAGATTACCAGTAAGCGGATGCCCCGCCGCGCGTTCCGAATCGCCTACGACGGCCGGCCGTACTACGGGTTCCAGCGCCAGCCGGACGTGACGACCGTGGAAGGCGAACTGTTCGGCGCGCTCCGGCGCCTCGACGCCTTTTCTGGTGAGAAGCCACCCGGCTACGCGGCGGCGGGTCGGACCGACGCGGGCGTCTCGGCGCGCGCGCAGACCATCGCGCTCGACGCCCCGGAGTGGCTGACGCCGTACGCGCTGAACGGCGAACTCCCGGACCCGATTCAGGCGTGGGCGGCCGCCGACGCGCCCGCGGACTTCCACGCGACCCACGACGCCGAGTACCGGGAGTACCGGTACTACTGGCTCGCCTCGGAGGCCGACGACACCCGGGCACGCCGGGCGTTGGCGGCGCTCGCTGGCGAACACGACTTCCACAACCTCACGCCCGACGACGACCACACCGTCCGGGACCTCGCTGTCGACGTGGCACGCGACGGCGACTTCCTCGTCGTCACGGTTCGCGCGAGCGGTTTCTCTCGGGAACTCGTGCGCCGGGTCGTCTCGCTCGCACAGGAAGTCACCGACTCGGGCGACTTCGACCGCATCGACCGCGTGTTCTCCGAGGAGCCGATTCAGGGCAACGCGGGCGTCCAGCCGGCGAATCCCCAGCCGCTCGTGCTCCACGACGTGGGCTACGACCTCGACTTCGAAGTGGACGAGGACGCCGCCGAGCGCGCGCGGCGGACGTTCCGAGCGCTACGGGACGACCGGCTGGCGGGCGCTCGCGTCGCCGGCGACCTCGCCGACCTCTAATCCCAGTCCGCGGGCCACACGTCCGCGGCCTCCATGCCCGGACGCATCTCGCGGTCGAGGAGGCGCTCGCGGAGCGCGGACTGGTCGGGTCGGGGCACGGACTCGCGGGTGAGCCGCCGGACGAGGAGCGCGGCGAGCATCCCGTGCTCGCGAATCACTCGCGAGTCGGCCTTGTCGCGGGTGTCGGCGTGCGTGTGGCCCCAGCCGCGGCCGCGTTCGGGCGTGACGCTGTGCAATTGGACGGCTGGCGCGCCGGCGCGCAGGAACGGCCAGTGGTCGCTGTACGGGTGGACCGTCTCCTCGACTTCGATTGGGTGGCCGGTGCGCTCGCTCACGGCATCCAGCGCGTCGCCGAACTCGGGGATGCCGTGGGTGAACGCGCGCATCGTCCGGTAGCGGCCCGCGCCGTCGACGTTCACGACTGCGCGCACCGACTCGGGGTCGAGCGTTTCTGCGAGCGCGTGCGAGCCCTGCAGGCCGACTTCTTCGGCACCGACCGTCGCGACTCTGACCCGGCAGTCGAGGTCGAGGTCCGCGAGGACGCGCGTCGCGGCGACCACGGTGGCGACGCCACACCCGTTGTCGAGCGCGCCCTCGGCGATGTCGTGGGCGTCGTGGTGCGCGAGCACGACGACCTCCTCGTCGGTGTTCGGGCCGAGGATGGCGTGGGCGTTGGCTCCCTCGCCCGGCGCCGTGTCGGCGTCCACCGCGAGTTCGACCGCACCGTCGCGGTCGGCGTACTCGCAGAGCCAGTCGCCCGTCTCGGTGGAGACGCCGACGGCCGGAATCTCGCCCTCGCGCCCGAAGCGCAGCGAGCCCGTCGGGGGCAGTTGGCCGTCCTT
The nucleotide sequence above comes from Halobacterium litoreum. Encoded proteins:
- the truA gene encoding tRNA pseudouridine(38-40) synthase TruA, which translates into the protein MPRRAFRIAYDGRPYYGFQRQPDVTTVEGELFGALRRLDAFSGEKPPGYAAAGRTDAGVSARAQTIALDAPEWLTPYALNGELPDPIQAWAAADAPADFHATHDAEYREYRYYWLASEADDTRARRALAALAGEHDFHNLTPDDDHTVRDLAVDVARDGDFLVVTVRASGFSRELVRRVVSLAQEVTDSGDFDRIDRVFSEEPIQGNAGVQPANPQPLVLHDVGYDLDFEVDEDAAERARRTFRALRDDRLAGARVAGDLADL
- a CDS encoding DMT family transporter, whose translation is MESGLVYALVAAGIWGTYLFALKRYFAGIHGAVLTVFVNAAAIAWYLPYAVGTGDGMPAFPTLDTAALAVLAGTIVIGGAGFLLSVRALAVGDVSYVAPIAKIVPVFVVPIEVLGLGASLDPTAVVGIGVATTAVYLANYEGGHLLAPLRRAVHARPAQLAVVSAMLYAVSDVGRRLVLDGFTFPTKVWVPTFLGGVAIAVLPLALRRWPSEGVRPHLPKFVLAGSGVAVGEHVTALAFASAPASIVSTLVNAQAIVAVLMGCVLLDEPGLRRRLGAAVLAVVGVGLIAI
- a CDS encoding M28 family peptidase, which translates into the protein MTDDEALALGRAWTDETPWDVLTALTELDDRFAGHDGERRAAEIAADAFADAGARDATVESFDLPVWTRGDCSLRVTAPTERAFEAISLPYAPSAEIAGRLVDVGYGTEDDFEDADVEDTVALASTDSPPGGRLVHRMEKYGRAVDHGAAGFVFYNHKDGQLPPTGSLRFGREGEIPAVGVSTETGDWLCEYADRDGAVELAVDADTAPGEGANAHAILGPNTDEEVVVLAHHDAHDIAEGALDNGCGVATVVAATRVLADLDLDCRVRVATVGAEEVGLQGSHALAETLDPESVRAVVNVDGAGRYRTMRAFTHGIPEFGDALDAVSERTGHPIEVEETVHPYSDHWPFLRAGAPAVQLHSVTPERGRGWGHTHADTRDKADSRVIREHGMLAALLVRRLTRESVPRPDQSALRERLLDREMRPGMEAADVWPADWD
- the hisS gene encoding histidine--tRNA ligase, with protein sequence MYDRLKGFRDFYPDEMGPRRVAMDALEGAAARYGFREIGTPALESTQMYVDKSGEGIVDELYSFTDKGGRDVALTPELTPTVARMVVAKQQELSKPIKWYSTRAFWRYEEPQQGRFREFYQTNVDIFGSSDPRADAEVLAVAADGLTELGLTSEDFEFRVSHRDILGGLLEAFDADVDVEEAIRTVDKREKIERAEYLDGLAAAGLSYDQAERFDDLLAGDDLDALTEFAGTERVDDAVSNLRNVLAAAENLGVREYCDVSLTTARGLDYYTGVVFECFDSTGEVGRSVFGGGRYDDLIEEFGGQPTPAVGVAPGHAPLNLLLERAGVLPEGEFTADYYVLQVGDTEAEAAEVATALRDRGNVVETDVSGRSFGAQMNYADGIGAETVVIVGEQDLANGEVTVKDMESGDQTTAPFEDFPGDRDRPTLEDYQ